The Fulvivirga ligni genome window below encodes:
- a CDS encoding alpha-L-fucosidase has protein sequence MFKNLLLSAILMLVSIPSLVSAQENNLHGMSSEYDWPKDPKVLSKLNEWQNLKFGMIIHWGLYAQAGIVESWELTSEDWINRKDSMSYCEYKEWYWGLSKEFNPVNFAPDQWAQAAKAAGMKYVVFTTKHHDGFNMFDTKETDFKITNGPFANHPKANVAKYVFEAFRNQDMMIGAYYSKPDWHSQYFWWDKYGSWDRNVNYNLGEHPDRWNKYKAFTYNQINELTSDYGNIDILWLDGGWVREGRKVRNGEQSIDIPKIAARARENQPGLLVVDRTVHGPYENYQTPERSIPDRQINNPWESCIPLANNWGYVPNDKLKSSTKIIHSLVEIVAKGGSLLLGIGPKPDGTLRDGDLKRMGEIGIWLDSNGKAIYNTRITPEYNDGNVFFTKGQAGETFAIAIITEGEDTPATISWKGNLPKKGSSVKLLSSGKKVKWTEKNGEVTVTIPKSFISKNAKYPALAFEYNAKN, from the coding sequence ATGTTTAAGAATCTGTTGTTATCAGCTATTTTAATGCTAGTAAGTATCCCCTCCTTGGTATCAGCACAGGAGAATAACCTTCACGGAATGTCATCAGAGTACGACTGGCCCAAAGACCCTAAAGTATTGAGTAAGCTGAATGAATGGCAAAACCTAAAGTTCGGAATGATTATCCACTGGGGGTTATACGCCCAGGCTGGAATAGTGGAATCATGGGAGCTCACCTCCGAAGACTGGATCAATAGAAAAGATTCTATGAGCTATTGCGAGTATAAAGAATGGTACTGGGGACTTAGCAAAGAATTTAACCCGGTAAATTTCGCACCTGACCAATGGGCTCAAGCCGCAAAAGCTGCAGGAATGAAATATGTAGTTTTCACCACCAAGCATCATGATGGCTTTAACATGTTCGATACAAAAGAAACAGACTTTAAAATAACCAACGGTCCATTTGCCAACCATCCCAAAGCTAACGTGGCTAAATATGTATTTGAAGCCTTTAGAAATCAAGATATGATGATAGGGGCTTATTACTCTAAGCCAGATTGGCACTCACAATATTTCTGGTGGGACAAATATGGCTCTTGGGATAGAAATGTGAACTATAACCTGGGTGAGCATCCGGATAGATGGAACAAATACAAAGCCTTTACTTATAACCAGATAAATGAGCTCACCTCAGACTATGGTAACATTGATATTTTATGGCTTGATGGTGGATGGGTAAGGGAAGGACGTAAGGTAAGAAACGGTGAACAAAGCATTGATATTCCTAAAATAGCAGCCAGGGCCCGTGAAAATCAGCCCGGGTTATTAGTAGTAGACCGCACCGTACACGGCCCTTACGAAAACTACCAGACTCCAGAAAGAAGTATTCCTGATCGCCAGATCAACAATCCTTGGGAGAGCTGTATTCCACTGGCCAATAACTGGGGCTATGTCCCTAATGACAAATTAAAATCATCAACAAAAATTATACATTCATTAGTAGAAATTGTAGCAAAGGGTGGCAGTCTTTTGCTGGGAATAGGCCCTAAACCAGATGGAACATTGAGAGATGGAGATCTGAAAAGAATGGGGGAAATTGGCATATGGTTAGACAGTAATGGAAAAGCCATTTATAACACCAGAATTACTCCAGAATACAATGATGGAAACGTGTTTTTCACCAAAGGTCAGGCTGGAGAAACCTTTGCTATAGCTATTATAACCGAAGGAGAAGATACTCCCGCTACAATTAGCTGGAAGGGTAATTTACCTAAAAAGGGCAGCAGTGTAAAACTCCTCAGCTCAGGCAAAAAAGTAAAATGGACAGAGAAGAATGGGGAAGTGACTGTTACAATACCTAAGAGCTTCATTTCTAAAAATGCAAAATATCCTGCATTGGCCTTTGAATACAATGCCAAAAACTAA
- a CDS encoding beta-N-acetylhexosaminidase, with amino-acid sequence MKTHFFRFYIWSILLLGASCSISIPQEEEYNAPVSIIPGPVKIEQGKGAILVNEQTKLFFKEGDEESKKIAEEFQKKFKKASGVTLTIEKGTQAEGGILFMVDETLDVPEEGYTLKVENTGAEIIGKDHAGLFYGMQTLNQLLPTAIESEQVIENKKWLLPIVSIRDYPRYKWRGLHLDVARHFSPVEFVKEYIDNMAMHKLNTFHWHLTDDQGWRIEIKKYPKLTEIGAYRDETLVGHAGSTEYDGKRYGGFYTQEEIKEVVAYARERYITVVPEIEMPGHATAAVASYPELGVTGKRPKVITEWGVFLDIYGIQDQTFDFLEDVLTEVIELFPGKYIHIGGDEAWKDQWEASPQVQAKIKELGLKNEHELQSWFITRIEKFINSKGRQIIGWDEILEGGLAPNAAVMSWRGTEGGIAAAKESHYVVMTPGSHMYFDHYQGDPQFEPLQISGYTTLEKVYSYDPTPKSLSAEEQKFILGAQANVWSEYLPTSEKIEYVVFPRLAALSEVLWTAPENKNWEAFKLKIPFELERYRYRGINYSKSIYYVTYDIKEKDGSDKLLVTLKNQFDMPGIHYTLDGSEPTEKSPLYEGALYLDEGAKIKAVVIQDGKQLSKVTSLIIAKPEQNKK; translated from the coding sequence ATGAAAACTCACTTTTTTAGATTCTACATCTGGTCAATTTTACTATTAGGAGCCAGTTGTAGTATATCAATTCCTCAGGAAGAGGAATATAATGCGCCAGTAAGTATTATACCTGGGCCAGTAAAAATAGAGCAAGGTAAGGGAGCCATCCTAGTTAATGAGCAAACCAAACTCTTTTTTAAGGAAGGTGATGAGGAATCTAAAAAGATAGCAGAAGAGTTTCAGAAAAAGTTTAAGAAAGCTTCTGGCGTAACATTAACTATTGAAAAGGGTACCCAAGCTGAAGGAGGTATACTCTTTATGGTAGATGAAACTCTTGATGTTCCAGAAGAGGGATATACCCTTAAGGTGGAAAATACAGGGGCAGAAATAATAGGTAAGGATCACGCAGGACTTTTTTATGGCATGCAAACGTTAAATCAGCTTTTGCCTACAGCCATTGAAAGTGAGCAGGTTATTGAGAATAAAAAGTGGCTTTTACCCATAGTATCTATCCGGGATTATCCTCGCTACAAATGGCGAGGTCTACATCTGGATGTGGCCAGACATTTTAGCCCCGTAGAATTTGTCAAGGAATATATTGATAATATGGCCATGCACAAATTAAATACCTTTCACTGGCATTTAACTGATGATCAGGGTTGGAGAATAGAGATTAAGAAGTATCCGAAACTTACGGAGATTGGTGCATATAGGGATGAAACATTGGTTGGGCATGCAGGATCTACGGAATATGATGGTAAGAGATATGGCGGATTCTATACCCAAGAGGAGATTAAAGAAGTTGTAGCTTATGCAAGGGAGCGATATATTACCGTAGTGCCGGAAATAGAAATGCCTGGACACGCTACCGCTGCCGTAGCATCTTATCCTGAATTGGGCGTTACAGGAAAAAGGCCAAAAGTAATAACAGAATGGGGAGTGTTTTTAGATATTTATGGTATTCAGGATCAAACTTTTGATTTCTTGGAAGATGTACTTACTGAGGTGATAGAGCTGTTTCCTGGTAAATACATTCACATAGGAGGAGATGAAGCTTGGAAGGACCAGTGGGAGGCTTCTCCTCAGGTTCAAGCCAAAATAAAGGAACTTGGATTGAAAAATGAGCATGAACTACAAAGCTGGTTTATTACCCGTATTGAGAAATTCATCAATTCAAAAGGTCGACAAATTATAGGTTGGGATGAGATCCTCGAAGGTGGATTAGCACCTAATGCTGCGGTGATGTCATGGAGAGGAACTGAAGGAGGAATAGCTGCTGCTAAAGAATCTCACTACGTGGTGATGACACCAGGTTCGCATATGTATTTTGATCATTATCAGGGAGATCCGCAATTTGAGCCATTACAAATTTCAGGTTACACCACCTTAGAAAAGGTGTATTCTTATGATCCTACCCCGAAATCATTAAGTGCCGAAGAGCAAAAATTTATCCTTGGGGCACAGGCCAATGTATGGTCAGAGTATTTACCTACATCAGAAAAAATTGAGTATGTCGTATTTCCAAGATTAGCGGCTCTTTCAGAAGTGCTTTGGACTGCGCCAGAAAATAAAAATTGGGAGGCATTTAAACTGAAAATACCTTTTGAATTGGAGCGTTACAGATACCGTGGAATCAACTATTCAAAGAGTATTTACTACGTTACCTATGATATAAAAGAAAAGGATGGATCGGATAAACTTTTGGTTACACTTAAAAATCAATTTGATATGCCTGGTATTCATTATACACTAGATGGAAGTGAACCAACGGAAAAATCTCCGTTATACGAAGGTGCTTTGTACCTCGATGAAGGTGCGAAAATCAAAGCCGTGGTTATTCAAGATGGCAAACAGCTATCCAAAGTTACCAGCTTGATTATAGCCAAACCAGAACAGAATAAAAAATAA
- a CDS encoding M81 family metallopeptidase, which translates to MQKLLYLLATVLVLWGCNAPSEKSEKKLPRVAIAGLAIESSTFSPAFTHAEAFHAKTGEDILSQYPFMAADSADRKRAEWIPTLQGHALPGGVVTKEAYDSLVNETLKMLSENGPYDGLFFDIHGAMSVEGLDDPEGDFIIKIREVTGPETIISTSMDLHGNVSWRLAENSDLITCYRMAPHEDALESKQRALENLLDRLESGKGKPAYKAWIPVPILLPGEKTSTRIEPGKSLYAQVAPAANQEGIVDAAIWIGYAWADAPRNHAVVMVTGDDQKKVSKTAEELAKSFWEVRGAFDFVAPTATLKESLDMAIASQKHPFIISDTGDNPTAGGAGDVTWTLQEILKRPEFKSVNGPSLIYASIPGPEFVKKAKEIGVGGEISATAGAAIDSRFAPPVLLEGTIETIEDGDIHAETEVVVKVGSIHVIVTKKRKPYHHESDFTNLGLKPKETDIVVVKIGYLVPELYDMRADWIMALTPGGVDQDLERLGHKNIKRPMYPLDADMETPDLSAQMVPLSGK; encoded by the coding sequence ATGCAAAAATTACTTTATTTACTTGCCACAGTATTAGTTCTTTGGGGATGTAATGCCCCTTCCGAGAAATCAGAAAAGAAACTTCCAAGGGTAGCTATTGCCGGGTTAGCCATAGAATCCAGCACCTTCTCCCCTGCTTTTACCCACGCAGAAGCATTTCATGCCAAAACTGGTGAAGATATACTTTCGCAATATCCGTTTATGGCTGCTGATTCTGCTGACCGTAAAAGAGCGGAATGGATACCAACCCTTCAGGGACATGCTTTACCCGGAGGTGTAGTTACTAAAGAGGCTTATGATTCGCTGGTCAATGAAACCTTAAAAATGTTAAGCGAAAACGGTCCTTATGATGGTCTATTCTTCGATATTCATGGCGCCATGAGTGTGGAGGGCCTGGATGATCCTGAAGGAGATTTTATCATTAAAATAAGAGAAGTAACTGGTCCTGAAACCATTATATCCACTTCTATGGATCTACATGGTAATGTATCCTGGAGACTGGCTGAAAATTCTGACCTGATCACTTGCTATAGAATGGCCCCGCATGAAGATGCGTTGGAGTCTAAGCAAAGAGCATTAGAAAATTTATTAGACCGCCTTGAAAGCGGCAAAGGCAAGCCTGCTTACAAGGCATGGATACCCGTGCCCATTTTATTACCCGGGGAAAAAACAAGTACCCGCATAGAGCCTGGCAAAAGTCTTTATGCTCAAGTAGCCCCGGCTGCTAATCAGGAAGGTATTGTAGACGCCGCTATCTGGATTGGTTATGCATGGGCAGATGCTCCCAGAAATCATGCTGTAGTAATGGTGACAGGCGACGACCAGAAAAAAGTAAGTAAAACTGCAGAAGAGCTTGCAAAAAGTTTCTGGGAAGTGCGTGGCGCATTTGACTTTGTAGCCCCCACTGCCACGCTAAAAGAAAGCTTAGACATGGCTATTGCCAGCCAAAAACATCCATTCATTATCAGTGATACCGGAGATAACCCTACCGCTGGTGGCGCAGGAGATGTGACCTGGACTTTACAGGAAATCCTGAAACGTCCTGAGTTTAAATCTGTAAATGGTCCGTCATTAATTTACGCCTCAATACCTGGCCCAGAATTCGTAAAAAAAGCAAAAGAAATAGGTGTTGGAGGTGAAATTAGTGCAACTGCTGGGGCGGCCATTGATTCAAGGTTCGCCCCGCCTGTATTGCTAGAAGGTACCATAGAAACTATTGAAGATGGTGATATTCATGCTGAAACAGAAGTAGTGGTAAAAGTGGGCAGCATACATGTTATAGTTACTAAAAAAAGAAAGCCCTATCACCATGAAAGCGATTTTACTAACCTAGGTCTCAAGCCAAAAGAAACCGATATCGTGGTAGTAAAGATCGGATATCTGGTACCAGAGTTGTATGACATGAGAGCAGACTGGATCATGGCACTAACTCCAGGAGGTGTAGATCAAGATCTTGAGCGCTTAGGACATAAAAACATCAAAAGGCCTATGTATCCTTTGGATGCAGATATGGAGACCCCTGACCTTTCAGCCCAAATGGTCCCTTTATCTGGTAAGTAA
- a CDS encoding exo-alpha-sialidase, with amino-acid sequence MNLVKKRTSLSLFLGIILSLYSLFAHAQTGSVYEPVRYIGGNTIDPSLHEGRLRYAIGTENIQVVRANRSHPELSEDYGYTYNHAPNLAYWNNNFFLQYLSNPVGEHQHPGHTLLVASKDGRSWGKPEVIFPEYHAPVGSTLPEGSDGYMMHQRMGFYVAPNDKLLVIGFYGFTPHPFDKGGIGRVVREIRKDGSFGPIYFLRYSSFNSFDESNTSYPLYTQSDDNEFIFACEGLLKDRLKTMQWLDEDYGMDNFYGSYKVADSLEAFSYYHRPDGKVVGLWKFSATALSDDEGLTFSSPVKAKSLLMAGGKIWGQKTNDDRYALVYNPIEMQEYRFPLSVVTSDDGIIFDHLLLVQAEVPPRRFFGLWKDFGPCYTRGIVEGNGNPPGHDMWLTYSMNKEDIWISRVPLSVKYKVEEAVSDDFENVIAGGVIPDWNIYYPVWAPVKVVSEKKNQVLALTDTDPYDYARAIRVFKESEKAKISLRVKPHQNAEGKLQLEVADQFGNRPVRIYFAEDGKMVAYDGGQKVSLIDYEAGKWYNLEIDIDVKNYGNYSLKVNGKEVLHEATLCEAVKSVERLSLRTGDYRNYPTRKTPNQNRTDALEGVDERTKEAVFWIDNLKVN; translated from the coding sequence ATGAATTTAGTTAAGAAACGAACCTCTCTAAGCTTATTCTTGGGAATTATACTAAGCCTTTACAGTCTTTTTGCACATGCTCAGACCGGATCTGTATATGAGCCGGTAAGGTACATTGGCGGTAATACTATCGATCCCAGTTTGCATGAGGGCAGATTAAGATATGCTATTGGAACAGAAAATATACAGGTGGTGCGCGCAAACAGATCGCATCCAGAGTTATCAGAGGACTACGGTTATACCTACAACCATGCACCAAATCTTGCCTATTGGAATAATAATTTTTTCTTACAGTATTTGAGCAACCCTGTTGGTGAGCATCAGCACCCAGGTCATACACTTCTGGTTGCTTCAAAAGATGGAAGAAGCTGGGGAAAACCAGAAGTAATATTCCCTGAATATCATGCTCCTGTAGGCTCTACACTTCCCGAGGGATCTGATGGCTATATGATGCACCAGAGAATGGGCTTCTATGTAGCTCCGAATGATAAGTTGCTGGTTATAGGCTTTTATGGATTTACCCCTCATCCCTTTGATAAAGGAGGCATTGGGCGAGTAGTGAGAGAAATAAGAAAGGATGGTTCTTTTGGTCCAATCTATTTTCTAAGATATAGTAGCTTTAATTCCTTTGATGAATCTAATACCAGCTATCCTTTATACACTCAATCAGATGATAATGAGTTTATTTTTGCCTGTGAGGGCTTGCTAAAAGACAGGCTTAAAACTATGCAGTGGTTAGATGAGGACTATGGCATGGATAATTTCTATGGAAGCTATAAAGTGGCAGATTCCCTGGAAGCTTTTTCCTATTACCACCGGCCTGATGGCAAGGTGGTTGGCCTATGGAAATTTTCGGCTACGGCACTATCTGATGATGAGGGTCTAACCTTCTCTTCACCGGTTAAAGCAAAATCTTTGTTAATGGCTGGAGGGAAAATATGGGGTCAAAAAACTAATGATGACAGATATGCTTTGGTATATAACCCTATCGAAATGCAAGAATATAGATTTCCTCTGTCTGTAGTTACCAGCGATGATGGGATCATCTTTGATCACCTCTTACTGGTACAGGCCGAGGTGCCTCCAAGAAGATTTTTTGGTCTATGGAAGGATTTTGGTCCTTGCTATACACGAGGCATTGTAGAAGGAAATGGAAATCCTCCAGGCCATGATATGTGGCTTACTTATAGTATGAACAAGGAGGACATTTGGATAAGCAGAGTTCCCTTATCTGTGAAATACAAGGTGGAAGAGGCAGTGTCAGATGATTTTGAAAATGTAATAGCCGGCGGTGTTATTCCAGATTGGAATATTTACTATCCTGTTTGGGCACCTGTAAAAGTTGTTTCGGAAAAGAAAAACCAAGTGCTGGCATTAACCGATACTGATCCTTATGATTACGCTCGGGCTATTCGGGTATTTAAAGAATCTGAAAAGGCAAAGATTTCATTGAGAGTAAAACCACACCAGAATGCTGAAGGAAAACTCCAACTAGAAGTTGCGGATCAGTTTGGTAACAGGCCGGTAAGAATATATTTCGCAGAAGATGGAAAAATGGTAGCCTATGATGGTGGACAAAAAGTTTCTTTAATAGACTATGAAGCTGGGAAATGGTATAACTTGGAAATTGACATTGATGTAAAGAACTATGGTAACTATTCACTGAAGGTAAATGGCAAAGAGGTATTACATGAGGCGACACTTTGTGAAGCCGTTAAATCGGTAGAGCGTCTTTCCTTGCGCACAGGTGACTATCGCAACTACCCAACAAGAAAAACACCAAATCAAAATAGGACGGATGCTCTGGAAGGCGTTGATGAACGTACTAAAGAAGCCGTCTTTTGGATCGATAACCTGAAGGTTAATTAA
- a CDS encoding beta-galactosidase encodes MNIRNNILIILFCLLAITQGKAQTQFDIGNGSYLADGKPIHIYSGEMHYSRIPKEYWRHRMKMVKAMGLNTIATYVFWNYHEVAPGVWDFTSENKNLAEYIKIAQEEGLYVILRPGPYVCAEWEFGGYPYWLQNNPDLQIRTNNQAFLDSCRVYLTKLAEQVADLQLSKGGNIIMTQVENEFGSYVSQREDISANDHLIYRTKIYKMLQEVGFEGPFFTSDGSWLFEGGAIDGVLPTANGEGNVNNLKKAVNKYHNDQGPYMVAEFYSGWLDHWAEEFITIGSQSLVDQTKTYLENGVDFNFYMVHGGTNFGFTSGANYNEEHDIQPDLTSYDYNAPISEAGWPTEKYMALRELMTAHVSYKIPDLPDMIPVLEIPEIKISQAYDALSYIKKQVAIKNDTPLTFEKLGQASGYVLYKKRFTQPISGKLQIKGLRDFATVYVNGKMKGQLNRVFNNYEMDINIPFNGTLEILVENLGRINYGAKITENNKGIISPVLINDYEITGNWEMYQAPFDQVPSFIDNTSPKKGNPVIYEASFKLKKTGDTFLDMSNWGKGIVYVNGHHIGRYWHVGPQQTLYIPGCWLNKGENEIVIFEQLNETQQTSLKTVRKPILTVLK; translated from the coding sequence ATGAACATCAGAAATAATATTTTAATTATACTCTTTTGCCTGCTGGCAATAACACAAGGAAAAGCTCAGACGCAGTTTGACATTGGCAATGGCAGCTATTTAGCCGATGGTAAGCCTATTCATATTTACTCTGGCGAAATGCACTATTCGAGAATACCGAAAGAATATTGGCGCCATAGAATGAAAATGGTTAAAGCCATGGGCCTTAACACTATTGCCACTTACGTATTTTGGAACTACCATGAAGTGGCGCCCGGCGTTTGGGATTTTACTTCAGAAAATAAAAATCTGGCAGAATACATTAAAATAGCACAAGAAGAAGGACTTTATGTAATACTGAGACCTGGACCTTATGTATGTGCAGAATGGGAGTTTGGTGGTTATCCTTATTGGCTTCAAAACAATCCAGACCTACAAATAAGAACAAATAATCAGGCCTTCCTGGATTCCTGTAGGGTATATCTCACCAAACTTGCTGAGCAGGTAGCAGACCTACAGTTGAGCAAAGGAGGCAATATAATTATGACCCAGGTGGAGAATGAATTTGGCTCCTATGTATCTCAAAGGGAGGATATTAGCGCCAATGATCATCTCATATACAGGACCAAAATTTACAAGATGCTTCAGGAAGTAGGTTTTGAAGGACCTTTCTTCACCTCTGATGGCAGTTGGCTCTTTGAAGGTGGGGCCATAGATGGTGTGTTACCTACTGCTAACGGTGAGGGCAATGTTAATAATCTAAAAAAAGCAGTTAATAAATATCATAATGACCAAGGACCATACATGGTGGCAGAATTTTACTCCGGCTGGTTAGACCACTGGGCAGAAGAATTCATTACCATAGGCTCGCAAAGCCTGGTAGATCAGACTAAAACATATCTGGAAAATGGCGTAGATTTCAATTTTTATATGGTTCACGGCGGCACCAACTTTGGCTTTACCAGTGGCGCTAATTATAACGAGGAGCATGATATACAACCAGACTTGACTAGCTATGACTATAATGCTCCTATTAGCGAAGCCGGTTGGCCAACAGAGAAGTACATGGCACTACGTGAGCTTATGACAGCGCATGTATCTTACAAAATACCTGATTTACCTGATATGATACCGGTGTTAGAGATTCCGGAAATAAAAATTTCACAAGCTTACGACGCTCTTTCCTATATAAAAAAGCAGGTTGCAATTAAGAATGATACGCCCCTGACCTTTGAAAAACTAGGTCAGGCAAGTGGGTATGTGCTTTATAAAAAGCGTTTCACCCAGCCCATTAGTGGTAAGCTACAAATTAAAGGTCTTAGGGATTTTGCCACGGTTTATGTAAATGGAAAAATGAAAGGTCAACTTAACCGAGTATTTAATAACTATGAAATGGACATAAACATTCCTTTCAATGGAACGCTGGAAATTTTGGTAGAAAACCTAGGTAGAATTAACTATGGCGCTAAAATTACAGAAAATAACAAAGGTATTATTAGCCCTGTACTGATCAATGATTATGAGATAACAGGAAATTGGGAAATGTACCAAGCTCCATTTGATCAAGTACCTTCTTTCATTGACAACACATCACCGAAAAAGGGTAATCCGGTAATCTATGAAGCCAGCTTCAAGCTGAAGAAAACCGGAGACACCTTTCTGGACATGAGCAACTGGGGCAAAGGAATTGTCTATGTAAACGGACATCATATAGGAAGATATTGGCATGTAGGTCCACAGCAAACCTTGTACATTCCAGGGTGTTGGCTAAATAAGGGAGAAAATGAGATAGTCATATTCGAACAATTGAATGAGACACAACAGACCTCACTAAAAACAGTACGTAAACCAATTTTAACCGTTTTAAAATAA
- a CDS encoding alpha-L-fucosidase produces MQRFYRLMAVLCLLGGLACENKKTVSPPTSIGPVPDAKQMEWHKMEKNAFIHFTINTFTDKEWGYGDESPELFNPTDLNVDQWVKVLKETGFKGVILTCKHHDGFCLWPSKYTEHTVAKSPYKNGKGDIAKEVSEACEKYGLKFGVYLSPWDRNRADYGDSTYVTYYRNQLKELFTSYGDVFEMWFDGANGGDGFYGGADEVRRIERESYYHWPQTLDLVRSIQPQVLFFSDGGPDLRWGGNEEARAGLTNWNTISTDTLYAGKSGIMDLLNSGSENGVNWVPLEANTSIRPGWFYHAKEDSLVKTPEQLMDIYLTSVGRGSTLLLNIPPDKRGHFHENDIDALKGWHALQEKEFANNLIKNTKVTASSVRGNAEQYDARNAVDENYDTYWATDDNIQTGSLEVEFSGERTIKYVLLQEYIPLGQRIKDFSIDAWINGGWKEIAKGTTIGYKRILKLDAPVKTDKLKINILDSKACPVINNLEVY; encoded by the coding sequence ATGCAAAGATTTTATAGACTTATGGCTGTGCTTTGCCTACTGGGCGGTTTAGCTTGTGAAAACAAAAAAACTGTATCACCTCCTACGTCAATAGGTCCAGTACCAGATGCAAAACAAATGGAATGGCATAAAATGGAAAAAAATGCCTTTATTCATTTCACAATCAATACTTTTACGGATAAAGAATGGGGATATGGAGATGAATCTCCCGAGCTTTTTAATCCTACTGATCTTAATGTAGACCAATGGGTGAAGGTACTTAAAGAAACCGGTTTTAAAGGCGTGATTCTCACCTGCAAACACCATGATGGCTTTTGTTTATGGCCCTCCAAATATACTGAGCATACAGTAGCTAAAAGTCCTTATAAAAATGGTAAGGGTGACATTGCAAAAGAAGTCTCAGAAGCTTGTGAAAAGTATGGGCTGAAGTTTGGAGTTTATCTGTCCCCTTGGGATCGAAACCGAGCAGACTACGGAGATTCTACTTACGTCACCTACTACAGAAACCAGCTAAAAGAGCTATTTACCTCATACGGAGATGTTTTCGAAATGTGGTTTGATGGAGCCAATGGTGGTGATGGGTTCTATGGTGGCGCTGACGAAGTACGTAGGATAGAGCGTGAATCCTACTATCACTGGCCACAAACTCTTGATCTAGTCCGAAGTATACAGCCACAGGTGTTGTTTTTTAGTGACGGTGGACCAGACCTTAGATGGGGCGGTAATGAGGAGGCCAGAGCAGGTTTAACTAATTGGAACACCATCAGCACCGATACGCTTTACGCGGGCAAATCTGGTATTATGGACTTGCTTAATTCAGGATCTGAAAATGGAGTCAATTGGGTACCCTTGGAAGCCAACACCTCTATCAGACCAGGATGGTTTTATCATGCTAAAGAAGATTCACTGGTTAAAACTCCAGAGCAGTTGATGGATATTTACCTGACTTCTGTAGGCCGTGGATCTACCCTATTACTTAATATCCCTCCAGATAAGCGAGGTCATTTTCATGAGAATGACATTGATGCTCTTAAAGGCTGGCATGCACTTCAGGAAAAAGAGTTCGCAAATAACCTCATCAAAAACACCAAAGTAACTGCATCATCTGTAAGAGGAAATGCTGAACAGTATGATGCTAGAAATGCGGTAGATGAAAACTATGATACTTACTGGGCTACGGATGATAATATCCAAACTGGATCATTGGAGGTAGAATTTAGCGGCGAACGAACCATTAAATATGTTCTGTTGCAGGAATATATTCCTTTGGGGCAGAGAATAAAAGATTTCAGTATAGACGCTTGGATCAATGGTGGTTGGAAAGAAATAGCAAAAGGTACAACTATCGGTTATAAAAGAATATTGAAGTTAGATGCTCCGGTAAAAACTGATAAGTTGAAAATTAATATTCTGGATAGCAAAGCTTGTCCGGTTATCAATAATCTTGAGGTATACTAA